Proteins encoded together in one Candidatus Nitrosocaldus cavascurensis window:
- a CDS encoding geranylgeranylglyceryl/heptaprenylglyceryl phosphate synthase, whose product MGPVESRLFELSKKRPLCFILIDSESLEYDSASNMAKKAEELGADAILVGGSSVIDQIELDGVVASIKASAKIPVILFPGNITGISAKADAILFSSLLNSENPYFITQAQALGALYVKKHGLEAIPMGYLVIGEGSSVWFIGRARGVPMDKPKLAVMHALAAKYMGMRALYLEAGSGVHSSVRPEMVTAVRKNFDGLLLVGGGIKDEHTAVSLAKAGADVIVIGTLFEEGMYDTVGRIINGVRSLTRN is encoded by the coding sequence ATGGGACCTGTAGAGAGTAGGCTCTTTGAACTATCAAAGAAGAGACCATTATGCTTCATCTTAATAGACTCAGAGTCGCTAGAGTATGATAGCGCATCTAACATGGCAAAGAAGGCAGAGGAGTTGGGGGCAGATGCCATACTGGTTGGTGGCTCATCAGTAATAGATCAGATAGAGTTGGATGGTGTAGTAGCATCAATAAAGGCTAGTGCAAAGATACCAGTCATACTCTTCCCTGGCAACATAACTGGGATATCAGCAAAGGCAGATGCCATACTCTTCAGTTCACTCCTCAACTCAGAGAACCCATACTTCATTACCCAAGCACAGGCTTTAGGAGCACTCTATGTGAAGAAGCATGGGCTTGAGGCTATACCCATGGGTTACCTTGTGATAGGCGAGGGTAGCTCTGTATGGTTCATAGGGAGGGCAAGAGGTGTACCAATGGACAAGCCCAAACTTGCAGTTATGCATGCTCTAGCAGCAAAGTACATGGGTATGAGAGCACTTTACCTTGAGGCTGGATCTGGAGTGCATTCATCAGTAAGGCCTGAGATGGTCACTGCTGTAAGGAAGAACTTCGATGGTCTGCTATTGGTTGGAGGAGGCATAAAGGATGAGCATACAGCAGTATCCCTTGCAAAGGCTGGAGCAGATGTGATAGTCATAGGTACATTATTCGAGGAAGGGATGTACGATACTGTAGGTAGGATAATAAATGGTGTAAGAAGTTTGACTAGGAATTAA
- a CDS encoding winged helix-turn-helix domain-containing protein has translation MSISMGVSVEDVMFMLISYIAGMIVTSLMINKDRYSNRISHNPYEAYEHVIADLMARIDVIDLRVKRIYSITESLYNVSHHMEGNYDYYGRVDEVERDNSTSSDDYKGSPSMAKAVDDDDGSDADASREGRSGMNGKLMIISSYHDANDDVAMKEEGKGDSSYRNINNSTIEKILSIIQEGPKTSREIEKRLGMSREHTARLMKRLYEMGYVIRDESKRPYKYILAQTDDAKKVTNYKQIPS, from the coding sequence ATGAGTATAAGCATGGGAGTAAGCGTAGAGGATGTGATGTTCATGCTCATATCATATATTGCAGGGATGATTGTAACATCGCTTATGATAAACAAGGATAGATACTCTAATAGAATTAGTCATAACCCTTATGAGGCTTATGAGCATGTTATTGCTGATCTTATGGCTAGAATAGATGTGATAGATCTTAGGGTTAAGAGGATTTATAGTATCACAGAATCATTATACAATGTATCACATCACATGGAAGGAAATTATGATTATTATGGTAGGGTTGATGAGGTTGAACGGGATAATAGTACAAGTAGTGATGATTACAAGGGTTCACCATCTATGGCTAAGGCAGTTGATGATGATGACGGTAGTGATGCTGATGCTAGTAGAGAGGGTAGAAGCGGTATGAATGGTAAGTTGATGATAATCTCAAGTTACCATGATGCCAATGATGATGTAGCTATGAAGGAGGAGGGTAAAGGAGACTCTAGCTATAGGAATATAAATAATAGTACTATAGAGAAGATCTTGAGTATTATACAAGAGGGACCAAAGACATCAAGGGAGATAGAGAAGAGACTAGGGATGAGTAGGGAGCATACTGCAAGGCTTATGAAACGTTTGTATGAGATGGGTTATGTTATAAGGGATGAGAGTAAGAGACCATACAAGTATATACTTGCTCAAACAGATGATGCTAAAAAGGTCACCAATTACAAGCAGATACCATCTTAA